GACGTAGCGGTCTTCGAACTGGACGAGGCCTGGGCGGTCCGCTTCGTGGCGCTCGTCCCGCCCCGCCGGGCCCTGCTGCTCAACGTGATGCGCGACCAGCTGGACCGCTTCGGTGAGATCGACACGACGGCGGGCCTGCTGAGCCAGGTCGCCGCCGCGACGACCGGCCACCTGGTGCTCAACCGCGACGACGAGCGCGTCGCGGCGCTGGCCGCCCGGACCTCCGCGCACGTGTCGTACTACGGCGTGGCAGCCGACCTGCGCAGTGTCTTCCCGAACGACGAGGAGCTGTACGGCGGCGAGATCCGGGTGTCGACGCTGCCGGCCGACGCGGAGCTGCGCGCGTTGCCGCACGACACGGATCCGGCCACCGTGCTCGCGATCGGCGGTGAGATCCGCAGCGTGCGGCTGCGCGCGGAAGGGGCACACAACGCGCAGAACGCGGCCGGGGCCGCGGCGGTGGCGCTCACCTTCGGGCTGTCCGCCGACGAGGTGGTGAGCGGTCTGACGAAGGTGGAGCCGGCTTTCGGGCGGGGCCAGTCGTTCACGGTCGACGGGCGGCGCCTCGTGCTGCAACTGGTGAAGAACCCGGCGGGTTTCCGGCAGAGCCTGCGCACGCTGGACACCGGCCGGTCGGCCGATGCCGTGGTAATCGCGATCAACGACGAGTACGCCGACGGCCGCGACGTCTCGTGGCTGTGGGACGTCGACTTCGCCGGGCTGGACACCCGCGCCGCACGGCTGTCGACCGCGGGCA
This genomic stretch from Jatrophihabitans cynanchi harbors:
- a CDS encoding Mur ligase family protein, which translates into the protein MNVLAIWLGKLTLLALRAIGRRGNALPGLVVEKLFPHFLAHAMATLPEGVVVVTGTNGKTTTTKMLATLLGERYRVLTNDTGSNFVRGAITATCEHAGWSGRLPYDVAVFELDEAWAVRFVALVPPRRALLLNVMRDQLDRFGEIDTTAGLLSQVAAATTGHLVLNRDDERVAALAARTSAHVSYYGVAADLRSVFPNDEELYGGEIRVSTLPADAELRALPHDTDPATVLAIGGEIRSVRLRAEGAHNAQNAAGAAAVALTFGLSADEVVSGLTKVEPAFGRGQSFTVDGRRLVLQLVKNPAGFRQSLRTLDTGRSADAVVIAINDEYADGRDVSWLWDVDFAGLDTRAARLSTAGTRAADMAVRLRYDDVTVAEVEADLEKAVRSAVEAAPADGLVVVFSTYTAMWTLHAILQRIGTPT